A stretch of the Xiphias gladius isolate SHS-SW01 ecotype Sanya breed wild chromosome 19, ASM1685928v1, whole genome shotgun sequence genome encodes the following:
- the trpm6 gene encoding transient receptor potential cation channel subfamily M member 6 isoform X1 has product MSFTEKSRKSWIEETFFKRECVKFIPSSRDLHRCIPVCQVCQNLIRCCCGRLIGEHSWQDSLPPISLCPGPGQVVDEEWSIETHTRASPTNAYGTVDFQDTATRVCRAKYVRVAVDSKAEVLLQLMLREWQMERPKLLLTVQGGSENFTLPPKVKQAFSKGLITAALSTGAWILTDGINTGVSKYVGEAVKSFGGHNLRKRNTIGITPWGVIDNNMDLIGRDVFRPYQPLGNPLIKRACLNGFHSHFLLVDDGTLGKHGCQQGLRRKLEKHIQLQKIHPRLNQGVPVVCVVVEGGPVIVSTVLDYVSNVPPVPVLVFEGSGRAADLLAFLHKQTAVDRQLDADIKEDFLVRIGDVFGVDRAEASHLYTLFLQCMDHRQSITIFDSESEDQMAPDAAILTTTLKGTKASPAEQLSMALVWDRADIAQKDVLVYGQHWQVGSLEQAMLDALVMDRVSFVKLLIDNGMTMSRFLTVDRLEELYNTPQGQTDHFLHHLAEDAKQTSLPVGYRLSLIDMGLVIEYLIGGAYRSTYTRKYFRTAYSRLQDKEGRRNSSTSLSKQRRRLIPNSSRGRSLQDLHFFRTAQPYRRKEQDVSPGSSREITLSPGLGDAPLLVPFNFNDLFVWAVLQQRQQMALFLWQHGEEALARATVACKLYRSMAFEARQSNMDDNIAERFKAYSLEFGQLAVDVLDGAFRQNEQMAMKLLTSEMEAWSHFTCLQMAVSSCHRPFVSHSCTQTLLTDLWTGPLNMRKNSFLKIIVSLLLPPAILLLEFKSKAEMCHVPQSHEAMLFGLDSVKSVPAFEGTDHTGSQDAERGLSFHDKCLGPLSETVSSVTMQCLSWITRLYEFYTAPVVKFWFHTMFYLAFLMLFSYVVLVKMGDQPSVQEWLVITYILSTAMEKTREVLMSEPRKLSHKLKIWFSEYWNKSDFIAILLFLAGLGLRWHADPYRTAGRITYCLDIIFWFIRVTDLLAVNQHAGPYLTMITKMTSNMFFIVVMMAIVLLSFGVSRKAILSPDEEPSWSLARDVVFQPYWMIFGEVYATEIDPCDDGNPCPPASFLTPFLQAVYMFFQYIIMVNILIAFFNNIYFDMASTSNKLWKYNRYRYIMTYQERPWLPPPLILLSHMTLGLTAIYRRFSGDAEREERGSGLKLYLGHEDRKRLHEFEEKCVQAYFHEKSEGLHSSQINRIRATAERAEEMCMMVVEVSEKVIFIQDSLSELDCQLGQLQDLSALAVDTLTLLSASDSLHQEEARLAQCQPVTASQHILPHSWTLPHRSGADCDVLNIRRLMAKSCKSTNPSLLKGNTLAASRLASQECHVGARGSRGGKQEHAEEGEEGAKEDSQSATVDHPNENWLGVFRPASHASLPHFYGVHLGGFRDQTPCESCGTSRCGCPLSHRGLESPHHKLWTCDPYLYPSQEETSMEEEEEGKEEEEEEEEEEQEGERTQEQLSNIEVSRASSKAVLLSDPRDISEGLVNPAFSQDNSQPSSRSRSSSQRGRPLKSPRWACLPRDRPYGCCRSLSSSVENMTFSGAPLSPMRGSHPSLNEPMNKDSLSGGRGIRDATSLQCSRSREWSKSSDFNQVLDSRGKAQSRKTVKILESSPDTVPMQSHLLDAGWRRQRWLRGEPTCWSASTSLSQLNFEPMDLLQKQVFSHQDVWSPTHSAWNSWARSMSRRSPLQSGIAAEAKSSSIQSTENLYPHYSAMERNNLMRLAHTIPFTPVSILGGEEVSIYSLEEVPSDADPESSTVSSWSSRGLSAMLQPLSSEEGSLDGGLRLGCRVLCTWAEGDVLRPGLVYVVKAFRPEVVRAWQRYFHGSTALQLCLREIQQQRAAQKMMQVFNHVKPDDMQYSPRFLDVSLVLWHSNGQWLTIERNMSGDFRKYNNNTGEEITPCCSLEEVLLSFSHWTYEYSSRELLVLDIQGVGEELTDPTVIMADDQSGSRGEMLFGPDNLGDAAINGFLQKHSCSACCRRLGLEDLRKRLDSCENGSEAEQTSGKEEQGADETV; this is encoded by the exons ATGAGCTTCACTGAGAAG TCACGAAAGTCTTGGATTGAGGAGACTTTCTtcaagagagagtgtgtgaagtTTATCCCTTCCTCTCGGGACCTACACAG atgtaTTCCAGTATGTCAAGTATGCCAAAACTTGATCAG ATGTTGTTGTGGCCGCCTGATAGGGGAGCACTCTTGGCAAGACTCGCTTCCTCCTATATCCCTCTGTCCTGGTCCTGGACAGGTCGTGGATGAGGAATGGTCCATAGAGACCCATACCAGAGCCAGTCCCACCAATGCCTATGGGACCGTAGACTTTCAAGATACTGCCACACGCGTCTGCCGGGCCAAG TATGTTCGTGTGGCTGTGGACTCAAAGGCAGAGGTGCTGCTCCAACTGATGCTGAGGGAGTGGCAGATGGAGAGACCCAAGCTTCTGCTGACCGTCCAGGGAGGCTCAGAAAACTTCACCCTGCCCCCTAAAGTCAAGCAGGCCTTCAGCAAAGGACTGATCACTGCTGCCCTCAGCACAGGGGCATGGATACTCACTGATGGCATTAATACAG GTGTGTCTAAGTATGTAGGTGAGGCAGTGAAATCCTTCGGGGGCCATAACCTAAGGAAGCGAAACACAATCGGCATCACACCGTGGGGTGTGATTGACAACAACATGGACCTTATAGGCAGAGAT GTCTTCAGGCCCTACCAGCCACTGGGGAACCCTTTGATCAAGAGGGCCTGTCTTAATGGTTTCCACTCCCACTTTCTGTTGGTGGATGATGGAACGCTGGGAAAACATGGCTGCCAACAAGGCCTCAGGAGGAAGCTGGAGAAACACATCCAACTACAGAAGATACACCCGC GACTGAACCAAGGAGTgcctgtggtgtgtgtggtggtggagggaggcCCTGTTATTGTGTCCACAGTGTTGGACTATGTTAGCAATGTGCCCCCTGTGCCGGTGTTGGTGTTTGAGGGCTCGGGCAGGGCTGCTGACCTGCTCGCCTTCTTACACAAGCAGACAGCTGTTGACAG GCAGTTGGATGCAGACATTAAAGAGGACTTCCTCGTCAGGATTGGAGATGTGTTTGGGGTAGACAGAGCAGAGGCCTCTCACCTCTACACTCTCTTCCTGCAGTGCATGGATCACAGACAGTCT ATAACCATCTTTGATTCAGAGTCGGAGGACCAGATGGCGCCTGATGCAGCCATTTTGACAACCACACTTAAGg GCACCAAAGCCAGCCCTGCAGAGCAGCTAAGTATGGCTCTTGTCTGGGACAGGGCTGACATTGCACAGAAAGACGTCCTGGTGTACGGACAGCATTGGCAG GTGGGTTCCTTGGAGCAAGCCATGCTGGATGCTCTGGTGATGGACCGCGTcagttttgtcaaactactgaTTGACAATGGCATGACTATGAGTCGCTTCCTCACTGTGGATCGCCTCGAAGAGCTCTACAACACG CCACAGGGACAGACGGATCATTTTCTGCACCATCTTGCTGAAGATGCAAAACAG acTTCTCTTCCCGTAGGTTACCGTCTTTCTCTTATTGACATGGGCCTGGTGATAGAGTATCTCATAGGAGGAGCGTACCGCAGCACTTACACACGGAAATACTTCAGAACTGCCTACAGTCGCCTGCAAGACAAA GAGGGAAGACGGAACAGTTCCACCTCTTTGTCTAAACAGAGACGGAGATTAATACCAAACTCTTCAAGGGGCAGGAGTCTCCAGGACCTGCATTTCTTTAGAACTGCTCAGCCCTACAGACGCAAG GAGCAAGATGTGTCACCCGGGAGCAGTCGAGAGATCACGTTAAGCCCTGGCCTTGGTGATGCTCCATTGCTGGTTCCCTTCAACTTCAACGACCTGTTTGTGTGGGCCGTGCTTCAACAGCGGCAGCAGATGGCACTGTTCCTGTGGCAACACGGCGAGGAAGCGCTGGCACGTGCCACAGTTGCCTGTAAGCTTTACCGCTCCATGGCCTTCGAGGCACGGCAGAGTAACATGGATGACAACATTGCAGAGCGATTCAAGGCATATtcact TGAGTTTGGTCAGCTGGCGGTGGACGTGTTAGACGGTGCATTTCGTCAGAACGAGCAGATGGCCATGAAGCTGTTGACTTCAGAGATGGAGGCATGGAGCCACTTCACCTGTCTGCAAATGGCTGTCTCCTCATGTCACAGACCATTTGTCTCACACTCCTGCACCCAGACCCTCCTCACAGATCTCTGGACTGGACCGCTCAACATGAGAAAAAACTCCTTTTTGAAG ATAATTGTGAGCCTTCTTCTGCCCCCTGCCATCTTGCTACTGGAGTTTAAAAGCAAAGCTGAAATGTGCCATGTACCACAGTCCCATGAGGCAATGCTGTTTGGTCTTGACTCTGTGAAGTCAGTACCAGCCTTCGAGGGAACTGATCACACG GGCAGTCAGGATGCAGAGAGAGGCCTGTCTTTCCATGACAAATGTCTTGGGCCATTGTCAGAAACTGTGTCCTCTGTGACCATGCAGTGTCTTTCCTGGATCACAAGACTCTATGAATTCTACACAGCTCCTGTTGTCAAGTTCTGGTTTCACACA ATGTTCTACTTGGCCTTTCTGATGTTATTCTCCTATGTCGTCCTGGTGAAGATGGGGGATCAACCCAGTGTTCAGGAGTGGCTGGTCATAACGTACATCTTGTCCACTGCAATGGAGAAAACCAGAGAG GTACTAATGTCTGAGCCAAGGAAGCTGAGCCACAAGCTGAAGATTTGGTTCTCAGAGTACTGGAACAAGTCAGATTTCATTGCCATTCTGCTCTTCCTGGCTGGACTGGGACTGCGCTGGCATGCTGATCCCTACCGGACAGCAGGGCGCATCACTTACTGTCTGGACATCATCTTCTGGTTCATCAGGGTAACAGATCTGCTAGCTGTCAATCAGCATGCTGGTCCTTACCTCACCATGATCACTAAGATG ACCAGTAACATGTTCTTCATCGTGGTGATGATGGCAATAGTGCTATTGAGCTTCGGGGTGTCAAGGAAGGCAATCCTGTCACCAGATGAGGAGCCATCCTGGAGCCTTGCTCGAGATGTAGTCTTCCAGCCCTACTGGATGATCTTTGGAGAGGTCTACGCAACAGAGATAGATC cATGTGATGATGGTAATCCATGTCCTCCTGCTTCATTTCTTACGCCATTCCTCCAGGCTGTCTATATGTTCTTCCAGTATATCATCATGGTCAACATTCTAATCGCATTTTTTAA CAACATCTACTTTGACATGGCATCAACATCCAATAAACTGTGGAAGTACAACCGTTATCGCTACATAATGACCTATCAGGAGAGGCCATGGTTGCCTCCCCCCCTTATCCTCCTCAGTCACATGACCCTGGGTTTGACAGCCATCTACAGGAGATTTAGTGGAGATGCTGAGCGTGAGGAGAGAGGTTCTGGACTTA AGCTCTACCTGGGCCATGAGGATCGTAAGAGGCTCCATGAGTTTGAGGAGAAATGTGTACAGGCCTACTTCCATGAGAAGAGTGAAGGTCTCCACAGCAGTCAAATTAACAGGATCAGAGCCACAGCTGAGAG AGCAGAGGAGATGTgcatgatggtggtggaggtcTCAGAGAAGGTCATCTTCATTCAGGACAGCCTGTCAGAGTTGGACTGTCAGCTAGGTCAACTCCAGGACCTGTCGGCACTGGCTGTGGACACCCTCACCTTGCTCTCTGCTTCTGACAGCCTACATCAGGAGGAGGCACGTCTGGCTCAGTGTCAACCCGTCACAGCTTCCCAGCACATCCTTCCTCACAGCTGGACCCTCCCGCACAGAAGTGGAGCAGACTGTGATGTACTTAATATACGAAGGCTGATGGCCAAGTCTTGTAAAAGTACCAACCCTTCGTTGCTGAAGGGCAATACTCTGGCAGCAAGTAGACTGGCATCACAGGAGTGCCATGTTGGAGCCAGGGGGAGCAGGGGAGGAAAACAAGAACACgctgaagagggagaggaaggggcaAAGGAG GATTCACAGTCTGCTACTGTTGACCATCCCAATGAGAACTGGCTTGGGGTTTTTAGACCTGCATCCCATGCGTCCCTCCCTCACTTTTATGGAGTTCATCTTGGGGGTTTCAGGGATCAGACACCTTGTGAGTCCTGTGGTACATCACGCTGTGGGTGTCCTCTTTCTCACAGAGGGTTGGAGTCACCACATCATAAACTCTGGACTTGTGACCCATATCTGTATCCCAGTCAGGAGGAGACTTCcatggaagaggaggaagagggaaaagaagaagaggaggaagaagaagaggaagagcaagagGGGGAAAGGACACAGGAACAGCTGTCTAACATAGAAGTATCTAGAGCCTCTAGCAAGGCAGTCCTTCTGTCTGACCCTCGAGACATCTCTGAGGGTTTGGTTAATCCTGCCTTTTCTCAGGACAATAGCCAACCAAGTTCTCGGTCGAGATCTTCCAGCCAGCGGGGAAGACCTTTGAAATCCCCCAGGTGGGCATGTCTCCCCAGGGACCGTCCCTATGGCTGCTGCAGGTCTCTGTCATCGAGCGTGGAAAATATGACTTTCTCTGGGGCACCTCTCAGTCCGATGAGGGGATCACATCCCTCTCTTAATGAACCAATGAACAAAGACAGTTTGTCTGGTGGGAGGGGCATTAGGGATGCCACATCGCTACAATGTAGCAGGAGCAGAG AGTGGTCCAAGTCCTCTGACTTCAATCAAGTCTTGGACAGCAGAGGCAAAGCCCAGAGCAGGAAGACTGTGAAAATACTAGAAAGCAGTCCAGATACT GTACCCATGCAGTCCCATTTGTTAGATGCCGGCTGGAGAAGGCAACGGTGGCTGAGAGGAGAACCTACATGTTGGTCGGCTTCAACCAGCCTCAGTCAGCTCA ATTTTGAACCCATGGATTTGTTGCAGAAGCAAGTGTTTTCCCACCAG GATGTGTGGAGCCCCACTCATTCAGCATGGAACAGCTGGGCCAGATCCATGAGCCGTAGGTCTCC TTTACAGAGTGGCATTGCCGCTGAAG CCAAGAGCTCCTCGATCCAGTCCACTGAAAATTTGTATCCGCACTATTCAG CCATGGAGAGAAACAATCTGATGAGACTGGCTCACACCATCCCCTTCACTCCTGTTTCCATTTtag GAGGTGAGGAGGTAAGCATCTACTCTCTGGAGGAGGTACCCTCTGATGCTGACCCTGAATCCAGCACAGTCTCCTCCTGGTCATCACGAGGCCTGTCTGCAATGCTGCAGCCCCTCTCCAGTGAGGAAGGCTCTTTGGATGGGGGACTCCGGCTGGGCTGCAGGGTGTTGTGTACCTGGGCAGAAGGGGATGTGCTCAGACCTGGCCTGGTATACGTGGTCAAAGCCTTCAGGCCAGAGGTGGTTCGTGCCTGGCAGAGGTACTTTCATGGTAGCACGGCACTGCAGCTTTGTTTAAGG GAGAtccagcagcagagagcagccCAGAAGATGATGCAAGTATTCAACCATGTCAAACCTGATGATATGCAGTACTCaccaag ATTTCTTGATGTTTCACTGGTCCTCTGGCATTCAAATGGCCAGTGGCTGACTATTGAGAGAAACATGTCTGGTGACTTCAGGaagtacaacaacaacacaggagAAGAGATCACCCCCTGCTGTTCACTGGAAGAAGTGCTGCTATCGTTCTCCCACTGGACCTATGAGTACTCAAGCAGGGAGCTGCTGGTGCTCGATATACAAG GAGTAGGAGAGGAGCTGACTGATCCAACTGTCATTATGGCAGATGACCAAAG TGGTAGCAGGGGTGAGATGCTTTTTGGTCCTGATAACCTTGGAGATGCTGCCATCAACGGTTTCCTGCAGAAACACTCTTGCAGCGCCTGCTGCCGCAGACTGGGCCTAGAAG ATTTAAGGAAGCGTCTGGACAGCTGCGAGAATGGCAGTGAGGCAGAGCAGACATCGGGGAAAGAAGAACAAGGAGCCGATGAAACAGTGTAA